A genome region from Mycobacterium sp. 3519A includes the following:
- the cobN gene encoding cobaltochelatase subunit CobN: MNQPTVALLSTSDTDLITARASGANYRWANPARLVDGELEELLAGADIAVVRILGGYRAWQDGIDTVVSSGVPAVVVSGEQAPDADLMGHSTTPAGVALQSHIYLAQGGVPNLRQLHAFLCDTVLMTGFGFAPPETTPSWGVLDRTARDVEGPTIALLYYRAQHLAGNTDYVEALCRAVEDAGGRPLPVFCASLRTAEPGLLDLLSTADAMVTTVLAAGGATPASVTAGGNDDSWNVAHLAALDIPILQGLCLTSSRAQWADNDDGLSPLDVATQVAVPEFDGRLITVPFSFKEIDDEGLISYVADPERCARVAGLAVKHARLRTIPPSNKRVALVFSAYPTKHARIGNAVGLDTPASAVALLRAMRDAGYTIDDVPGLDARDGDALVHALIARGGQDPDWLTDGQLTGNPIRLSAKDYREWFDTLPAELTDAVTAHWGPPPGELFVDRSRDPDGEIVIAALHAGNVVLMVQPPRGFGENPVAIYHDPDLPPSHHYLAAYHWIGSEFGADAVVHLGKHGNLEWLPGKTLGMSAACGADAALGDLPLIYPFLVNDPGEGTQAKRRAHATLVDHLIPPMARAETYGDIARLEQLLDEHANIAALDPGKLPAIRQQIWTLMRAAKMDHDLGLEDRPDEDVFDDMLLHVDGWLCEIKDVQIRDGLHVLGQKPTGEAELDLVLAILRARQLFGGEQTVPGLRQALGLAEDGSDERAAVDAAESAARDLVAALQETGWDAAAADSLTDDPAIAAILRFAADEVVPRLAGTAGEIDQVLRALDGRFIPSGPSGSPLRGLVNVLPTGRNFYSVDPKAVPSRLAWETGVAMADSLLARYRDDYGRWPQSVGLSVWGTSAMRTAGDDIAEVLALLGVRPVWDDASRRVVDLEPIPLAELGRPRIDVTVRISGFFRDAFPHVVTMLDDAVQLVAGLDESADDNYVRAHAQADLADHGDQRRATTRIFGSKPGTYGAGLLQLIDSRNWRDDADLAQVYTAWGGFAYGRGLDGAPAADDMNRQYRRIVVAAKNTDTREHDIADSDDYFQYHGGMVATVRALTGQSPAAYIGDNTRPDAVRTRTLSEETTRVFRARVVNPRWMTAMRRHGYKGAFEMAATVDYLFGYDATAGVMADWMYERLSAEYVLDEQNRKFMAESNPWALHGMAERLLEAAGRGMWAQPEQATLDGLRQVLLETEGELEG; encoded by the coding sequence GTGAACCAGCCAACCGTCGCGCTGCTGTCGACGTCCGACACCGACCTGATCACGGCGCGCGCGAGCGGCGCGAACTATCGGTGGGCTAACCCGGCACGGCTGGTCGACGGCGAACTCGAGGAACTGCTGGCCGGCGCCGACATCGCCGTTGTCCGCATCCTCGGCGGCTACCGGGCCTGGCAGGACGGCATCGACACCGTGGTATCCAGCGGCGTGCCTGCCGTCGTGGTCAGCGGCGAGCAGGCACCGGACGCCGATCTGATGGGCCATTCCACGACCCCCGCCGGAGTCGCCCTGCAGTCCCACATCTATCTGGCCCAGGGCGGCGTGCCGAACCTCCGCCAGTTGCACGCGTTTCTGTGCGACACGGTGCTGATGACAGGGTTCGGCTTCGCCCCGCCGGAGACCACACCGTCGTGGGGCGTCCTGGACCGTACGGCACGTGACGTCGAAGGCCCGACGATCGCGCTTCTCTACTACCGCGCCCAGCACCTGGCGGGCAACACCGACTACGTCGAAGCGTTGTGCCGGGCGGTCGAAGACGCGGGCGGCAGGCCGCTTCCGGTGTTCTGCGCCTCGCTGCGAACCGCCGAACCGGGTCTGTTGGACCTGCTGTCGACGGCCGACGCGATGGTGACCACCGTGCTCGCGGCGGGTGGCGCCACCCCCGCCTCCGTCACCGCGGGCGGCAACGACGACAGCTGGAACGTGGCGCACCTTGCCGCGCTTGACATTCCGATCCTGCAGGGCCTGTGTCTGACGAGTTCCCGTGCGCAGTGGGCGGACAATGACGACGGGCTGTCCCCGCTCGACGTCGCCACCCAGGTCGCCGTGCCGGAGTTCGACGGTCGCCTCATCACGGTTCCGTTCTCGTTCAAGGAAATCGACGACGAGGGCCTGATTTCGTATGTCGCCGATCCCGAGCGGTGCGCGCGGGTCGCCGGGCTTGCGGTGAAACATGCCCGGCTGAGGACGATTCCGCCGTCGAACAAGCGGGTCGCGCTGGTGTTCTCGGCGTACCCGACCAAACACGCCAGGATCGGCAACGCGGTCGGGCTGGACACCCCGGCCAGCGCGGTGGCGCTGCTGCGCGCCATGCGCGACGCGGGCTACACCATCGACGACGTTCCCGGCCTCGACGCGCGGGACGGCGACGCGTTGGTGCACGCGCTGATCGCGCGCGGCGGTCAGGACCCTGACTGGCTCACCGACGGACAACTGACCGGCAACCCGATCCGATTGTCCGCCAAGGATTATCGCGAGTGGTTCGACACGCTGCCCGCCGAGCTCACCGACGCCGTCACCGCACACTGGGGCCCGCCGCCCGGCGAGTTGTTCGTCGACCGAAGCCGCGATCCCGACGGCGAGATCGTGATCGCCGCGCTGCACGCCGGCAACGTGGTGTTGATGGTCCAGCCGCCGCGCGGGTTCGGCGAGAATCCGGTCGCCATCTACCACGATCCCGACCTGCCGCCCAGCCACCACTACCTCGCCGCCTACCACTGGATCGGCAGCGAATTCGGCGCCGACGCCGTGGTGCACCTCGGCAAGCACGGCAACCTGGAATGGCTGCCGGGTAAGACGTTGGGCATGTCGGCGGCGTGCGGCGCCGACGCCGCGCTCGGCGACCTGCCGCTGATCTACCCGTTTCTGGTCAACGATCCCGGCGAGGGCACCCAGGCCAAGCGCCGCGCCCACGCCACACTGGTCGACCATCTGATCCCGCCGATGGCTCGCGCCGAAACCTACGGCGACATCGCCCGTTTGGAGCAGTTGCTCGACGAGCACGCGAACATCGCCGCCCTTGACCCGGGTAAACTGCCCGCCATCCGTCAGCAGATCTGGACGCTGATGCGGGCGGCGAAGATGGATCACGACCTCGGCCTCGAGGACCGCCCCGACGAGGACGTGTTCGACGACATGCTGCTGCACGTCGACGGCTGGCTGTGCGAGATCAAAGACGTGCAGATCCGCGACGGCCTGCATGTCCTCGGCCAAAAGCCCACGGGCGAAGCCGAACTCGACCTGGTGCTGGCCATCCTGCGGGCCAGACAGTTGTTCGGCGGCGAGCAGACGGTGCCCGGGTTGCGCCAGGCGCTCGGCCTGGCCGAGGACGGCAGCGACGAGCGGGCCGCGGTGGACGCCGCCGAGTCCGCCGCCCGCGACCTGGTGGCAGCACTACAGGAGACCGGTTGGGACGCCGCGGCCGCCGACTCCCTGACCGACGACCCCGCCATCGCCGCGATCCTGCGGTTCGCCGCTGACGAAGTGGTGCCCCGACTCGCCGGGACGGCGGGGGAGATCGATCAGGTCCTGCGGGCGCTGGACGGCCGCTTCATCCCGTCGGGGCCGTCGGGCTCACCGTTGCGCGGGTTGGTCAACGTGCTGCCGACGGGCCGCAACTTCTACTCCGTCGATCCCAAGGCCGTGCCGTCCCGGTTGGCGTGGGAAACCGGTGTGGCGATGGCGGATTCGCTGCTGGCGCGCTACCGCGACGACTACGGCCGCTGGCCGCAGTCGGTGGGACTGTCGGTGTGGGGCACGTCGGCGATGCGCACCGCAGGCGACGACATCGCGGAAGTCCTTGCGCTGCTCGGCGTCAGGCCGGTCTGGGACGACGCGTCACGCCGAGTGGTCGACCTCGAGCCGATCCCGCTTGCCGAACTCGGCAGGCCGCGCATCGACGTCACGGTGCGCATCTCCGGCTTCTTCCGCGACGCCTTCCCGCACGTGGTGACCATGCTCGACGACGCGGTGCAACTGGTCGCCGGCCTCGACGAGTCCGCCGACGACAACTACGTGCGGGCGCACGCGCAGGCCGACCTCGCCGACCACGGCGACCAACGTCGCGCCACGACAAGGATTTTCGGGTCCAAGCCGGGCACCTATGGCGCCGGCCTGCTGCAGCTGATCGACAGCCGCAACTGGCGCGACGACGCCGACCTCGCGCAGGTCTACACCGCATGGGGCGGGTTCGCGTACGGCCGCGGGCTGGACGGCGCGCCCGCCGCCGACGACATGAACCGGCAGTATCGGCGAATCGTGGTGGCCGCCAAGAACACCGACACCCGCGAACACGACATCGCCGACTCCGACGACTACTTCCAATACCACGGCGGCATGGTCGCCACGGTGCGCGCGCTGACCGGGCAGTCGCCCGCCGCCTATATCGGCGACAACACCAGGCCCGACGCCGTGCGCACCCGCACGCTGTCGGAGGAGACGACACGGGTGTTCCGCGCACGCGTCGTCAATCCCCGCTGGATGACCGCGATGCGCAGGCACGGGTACAAGGGTGCGTTCGAGATGGCGGCCACCGTCGACTATCTGTTCGGCTACGACGCCACCGCAGGCGTGATGGCCGACTGGATGTACGAACGGCTGTCCGCGGAATACGTGCTCGACGAGCAGAACCGCAAATTCATGGCCGAGTCCAACCCGTGGGCACTGCACGGCATGGCGGAACGCCTGCTGGAGGCCGCGGGCCGCGGTATGTGGGCCCAGCCCGAGCAGGCCACCCTCGACGGGTTGCGGCAGGTGCTGCTCGAGACGGAAGGCGAACTCGAAGGCTAG
- a CDS encoding TauD/TfdA family dioxygenase, with protein MTELFDVVKLGANIGARIDGVRLADDLDAHTVAAINDALLEHKVIFFRDQHDLDDDGQLAFAGKLGTPTTAHPTLSAGESVLPIDSRYDKANSWHTDVTFVDRIPKASLLRAVSLPSYGGTTAWASTEAAYDQLPEPLRVLTENLWAVHTNKYDYVREHFDHNEQLTDTVRQYREEFVREYYETEHPVVRVHPETGKRVLLLGHFIKQFVGLGPSESATLFNLLQARVTKLENTIRWNWAPGDVAIWDNRATQHYAVADYDDQYRRLSRVTLAGDIPVDVHGRGSRVVVGDATQYSDVVSPIALAS; from the coding sequence GTGACTGAACTCTTCGATGTGGTGAAACTGGGCGCCAATATCGGGGCCCGCATTGACGGCGTCCGTCTGGCAGATGATCTCGACGCCCATACGGTGGCGGCGATCAACGACGCACTGCTGGAACACAAGGTGATCTTCTTCCGCGACCAGCACGATCTGGACGACGACGGTCAACTTGCGTTTGCAGGAAAGCTGGGCACCCCCACCACCGCACACCCCACGCTTTCGGCAGGCGAGTCGGTGCTGCCGATCGACTCGCGATACGACAAGGCCAACAGTTGGCACACCGACGTCACCTTCGTCGACCGCATCCCGAAAGCCTCTCTGCTGCGCGCTGTTTCGCTGCCGAGTTACGGCGGCACCACGGCGTGGGCGTCGACCGAAGCCGCATACGACCAGTTGCCGGAACCGCTGCGGGTGCTCACCGAGAACCTGTGGGCGGTGCACACCAACAAATACGACTATGTCCGCGAACACTTCGACCACAACGAGCAACTGACCGACACGGTTCGGCAGTACCGCGAGGAATTCGTCCGCGAGTACTACGAGACCGAACATCCGGTGGTGCGGGTACATCCCGAAACTGGTAAGCGGGTGCTGCTGCTCGGCCACTTCATCAAGCAGTTCGTCGGCCTCGGCCCTTCCGAGTCGGCGACCCTGTTCAACCTGCTGCAGGCCCGGGTCACCAAACTGGAGAACACGATTCGCTGGAACTGGGCGCCCGGCGATGTCGCGATCTGGGACAACCGCGCCACCCAGCACTACGCGGTCGCGGACTACGACGACCAGTACCGGCGGCTCAGCCGTGTCACGCTGGCCGGCGACATCCCGGTGGATGTGCACGGCAGGGGCAGCCGCGTCGTCGTCGGCGACGCGACACAGTACTCGGACGTCGTCAGCCCCATCGCGCTGGCGAGCTGA
- a CDS encoding PPOX class F420-dependent oxidoreductase yields the protein MPTTFADVAKSEYILLTTFTKDGRPKPTAIWAAPAGDRLLVITQEQSWKVKRIRNTPRVTIAVCDRRGNPKGEAVEATAVILDKSANGATYDAIGKRYGLLGKTFNVFSKLRGGMTKNVTLELRAVSQTL from the coding sequence GTGCCCACCACCTTTGCCGACGTCGCGAAATCCGAGTACATCCTGCTGACCACGTTCACCAAGGACGGCAGGCCCAAGCCCACCGCCATCTGGGCCGCGCCCGCGGGCGACCGCCTCCTCGTCATCACGCAGGAGCAGTCCTGGAAGGTCAAGCGGATCCGCAACACCCCGCGCGTCACCATCGCCGTCTGCGACCGGCGCGGCAACCCCAAGGGCGAGGCGGTCGAGGCGACCGCCGTGATCCTGGACAAGTCGGCGAACGGCGCTACCTACGACGCGATCGGCAAGCGCTACGGGCTGCTCGGCAAAACGTTCAACGTTTTCTCGAAGCTGCGTGGGGGAATGACGAAGAACGTGACCCTCGAGTTGCGAGCCGTTTCGCAAACCCTGTGA
- the cobG gene encoding precorrin-3B synthase, translating into MDRNREHDACPGALQLHQAADGALARVRLPGGMITANQLNTLAHAATQFGSPAMELTSRGSIQLRAITDTAAVAEVVAAAGLLPSQTHERVRNIVASPLSGRVGGIADIRGLVTELDEAIQAEPALAALPGRFLFSIDDGRADVSGLAADAGAHFLDPSTAALLLAGKDTGLRLAAAEVVAALVDVAVRFTAIRGNAWRVAELADTAALLEPFSPAATTGATWPAVTRPPVGWLPQNDGRITLGAAVPLGVLQARVAEFLAAIEAPMAITPWRSVLVFDLDEGVADTALRVLAPMDLIFDENSPWLSVSACTGSPGCHHSAADVRADATAAVADPADRHRHFVGCDRACGSPPVGDVLVATPDGYRLRTPPP; encoded by the coding sequence GTGGACCGAAACCGCGAGCACGACGCCTGCCCCGGCGCACTGCAACTGCACCAGGCGGCAGACGGCGCACTCGCGCGGGTGCGACTGCCGGGCGGCATGATCACGGCCAATCAACTCAACACGCTCGCGCACGCCGCAACGCAGTTCGGATCGCCTGCCATGGAGTTGACCTCGCGCGGCAGCATCCAGTTGCGGGCCATCACCGATACCGCGGCGGTGGCGGAAGTCGTTGCGGCCGCCGGGCTTTTGCCTTCGCAAACGCACGAGCGGGTGCGCAACATCGTCGCGTCGCCGTTGTCCGGACGCGTCGGTGGTATCGCCGATATCCGCGGACTGGTCACCGAACTGGACGAGGCAATCCAGGCCGAACCCGCGCTCGCAGCGCTGCCGGGTCGGTTCCTGTTCAGCATCGACGACGGGCGCGCCGACGTCTCGGGTCTCGCCGCCGACGCGGGGGCGCACTTCCTGGATCCGTCGACAGCCGCTCTGCTGTTGGCGGGCAAGGACACTGGCCTACGACTGGCGGCTGCTGAAGTGGTCGCCGCGCTCGTCGACGTCGCGGTCCGATTCACGGCCATCCGCGGAAATGCCTGGCGCGTAGCCGAACTCGCTGACACCGCGGCACTGCTCGAGCCGTTCAGCCCCGCAGCGACAACGGGAGCGACCTGGCCTGCCGTCACTCGCCCACCCGTCGGGTGGCTGCCGCAGAACGACGGACGCATCACGCTCGGCGCGGCGGTGCCGTTGGGTGTGCTGCAGGCACGGGTGGCCGAATTCCTGGCCGCGATCGAGGCGCCGATGGCGATCACACCGTGGCGCTCGGTGCTCGTGTTCGACCTCGACGAGGGCGTCGCCGACACCGCACTGCGGGTCCTGGCGCCGATGGATCTGATCTTCGACGAGAACTCTCCGTGGCTGTCGGTGAGTGCGTGCACGGGCAGTCCTGGCTGCCACCATTCGGCCGCCGACGTCCGCGCCGACGCGACCGCCGCGGTGGCCGACCCCGCCGACCGCCACCGGCACTTCGTCGGCTGTGACCGGGCATGCGGAAGTCCACCTGTCGGAGATGTACTGGTGGCCACTCCAGACGGATACCGGCTGCGTACCCCGCCCCCGTAG